In a single window of the Pseudomonas sp. B21-015 genome:
- a CDS encoding O-antigen ligase, translating to MIFPLSIVSLLALVCLGLLASPYPFLAPGAVLGLVAVAVLYRKPAWGLLGIAALVPFEGFFKGSALSGTKFIGASLALILMLQLAMHQIPSERLRSNIWRFLIGFMVLYGLSMINTDNLDMSQSHLRELSVGLILFVITLLIGRELNLDLFARLVTLSVSATCVLAMFSIKYQDQGRAAGLLEDPNSFALLIAFAVPLGLLLVIRGPNLLHRLFWGACCILLLGGMTKTESRSGLVVLFLSLMIGAWHYRAQLPRIRPRHLGFAMLGLVLVIPLAIYSMPAGYVARIQSLSILKAGAKSQDESLGRRASYLVVGSQVIREHPLLGSGPGTFPLQYATTGYAKAFSANRKPGDLYRRAHNTYLEIFSEVGIPAGLLFVGMLGLGMYNLIRARHAWLLRRNWEQADMITHLGISYLSLLLFLMFLSAPNHKYLWIMLALTCVLRLKAEEHPPTEARA from the coding sequence GTGATCTTTCCGCTCTCGATCGTCAGTCTGCTCGCCCTGGTCTGCCTCGGTTTGCTGGCCAGTCCTTATCCATTTCTGGCGCCGGGCGCAGTGCTCGGCCTGGTGGCTGTCGCGGTGCTGTACCGAAAACCCGCCTGGGGTTTGTTGGGCATCGCGGCGCTGGTGCCGTTCGAAGGTTTCTTCAAGGGCAGCGCACTGTCGGGCACCAAGTTCATCGGGGCGTCACTGGCACTGATCCTGATGTTGCAACTGGCCATGCACCAGATTCCGTCCGAGCGCCTGCGCAGCAACATCTGGCGCTTCCTGATCGGCTTCATGGTGTTGTACGGGTTGAGCATGATCAATACCGACAACCTGGACATGTCCCAGAGTCATCTGCGGGAACTGTCTGTCGGCTTGATTCTGTTTGTGATTACCTTGCTGATCGGCCGTGAGCTGAACCTCGATCTGTTCGCCCGGCTGGTGACCCTCAGCGTCAGCGCGACCTGCGTGCTGGCCATGTTTTCCATCAAGTATCAGGACCAGGGCCGCGCCGCCGGGTTGCTGGAAGACCCGAACTCGTTTGCCCTGCTGATCGCCTTCGCCGTGCCGTTGGGCCTGCTGCTGGTGATCCGTGGCCCGAACCTGTTGCACCGATTATTCTGGGGCGCCTGCTGCATTTTGCTGCTGGGCGGCATGACCAAGACCGAATCCCGTTCCGGGTTGGTGGTGCTGTTCCTCAGTTTGATGATCGGTGCCTGGCACTACCGCGCTCAGTTGCCACGCATCCGTCCGCGCCATCTGGGTTTTGCCATGCTCGGCCTGGTGCTCGTGATTCCGCTGGCCATTTATTCGATGCCGGCCGGTTACGTCGCGCGCATCCAGTCCTTGAGCATCTTGAAGGCCGGCGCCAAGAGCCAGGACGAATCCCTTGGCCGCCGCGCGTCATACCTTGTGGTCGGCAGCCAGGTCATTCGTGAGCACCCGTTACTCGGTTCCGGCCCCGGCACCTTCCCGCTGCAGTACGCCACCACCGGTTACGCCAAAGCGTTTTCCGCCAACCGCAAGCCGGGCGACCTGTATCGCCGCGCTCACAACACTTATCTGGAAATCTTCAGCGAAGTGGGGATTCCCGCCGGGCTGTTGTTCGTCGGCATGCTGGGCCTGGGGATGTACAACCTGATCCGCGCCCGACACGCCTGGTTGCTGCGACGCAACTGGGAACAGGCCGACATGATCACGCACCTGGGTATCAGCTATCTGTCGCTGCTGCTGTTCTTGATGTTCCTCAGCGCACCGAATCACAAATACCTGTGGATCATGCTCGCGCTGACTTGCGTGCTGCGCCTCAAGGCTGAAGAACATCCGCCGACGGAGGCAAGGGCATGA